In Legionella spiritensis, the following proteins share a genomic window:
- a CDS encoding methyltransferase — protein MPESQTQPHVELATMSRWYVVSRAIHTVAKLGIANYMSSEPVSVKKLAEATGAKPELLDRLLRFLSAYRIFHHQADSLYSLTELSKPLRDDDPHSIRDVLCMVDECWWQAFSRLDTSLKTGDPAFHEQHGDDFFSFLSKHPEKQANFDKGMAKLSTYDDNAIAEAFDFSSFSSLIDMGAGRGGLVKSIARKYPDIDVILFDSHAVVQQLANDTFPKQVQLVGGNFLETIPRAEAYIFKGVLHDFNDTMMNEILSNCRRQMPSDATLLIAEQVMPESDFPHPNKTMDIVMMALLGGRQRTLKEWQKQIEPSGFTYLNHYKTDSIFSLMTFKPMKS, from the coding sequence ATGCCGGAATCTCAAACACAACCTCATGTTGAACTTGCCACCATGTCCCGATGGTATGTTGTCTCCCGTGCCATTCACACTGTTGCCAAACTGGGTATTGCCAATTATATGTCATCGGAGCCGGTCAGTGTAAAAAAACTTGCCGAAGCGACGGGAGCAAAACCGGAGTTGCTGGACAGGCTTCTGAGATTTCTCAGCGCCTATCGGATATTCCATCACCAAGCCGACTCTTTGTACTCCCTGACTGAATTATCCAAACCGTTACGCGATGACGACCCTCATTCCATCCGGGATGTTCTTTGTATGGTCGATGAGTGTTGGTGGCAGGCCTTTTCCCGCCTGGATACCAGTTTAAAAACGGGTGATCCAGCGTTTCATGAGCAGCATGGCGATGATTTTTTCAGTTTTTTAAGCAAACATCCCGAAAAACAGGCGAATTTTGACAAAGGCATGGCCAAACTGTCCACCTACGATGACAACGCCATTGCCGAAGCGTTTGATTTCTCATCCTTCTCCAGCCTGATAGATATGGGCGCCGGCCGGGGTGGTTTGGTTAAATCCATTGCCAGGAAATATCCGGATATTGATGTGATCCTGTTTGATAGCCACGCAGTCGTTCAACAACTGGCAAACGACACATTCCCGAAACAGGTACAACTCGTAGGCGGCAATTTTCTTGAAACCATACCCCGGGCAGAAGCTTACATCTTTAAGGGGGTACTTCATGATTTTAACGATACAATGATGAATGAAATTTTGAGTAACTGCCGCCGCCAGATGCCTTCGGACGCGACTCTTCTGATCGCCGAGCAGGTTATGCCGGAAAGCGATTTTCCTCACCCGAACAAAACCATGGATATCGTCATGATGGCGTTGCTCGGGGGCCGGCAACGTACCTTGAAAGAATGGCAAAAACAGATTGAGCCATCGGGTTTTACTTACCTGAATCATTATAAAACGGACAGTATATTTTCCTTAATGACGTTCAAACC
- a CDS encoding type II secretion system protein N, with amino-acid sequence MKIDFLSFWSPKEYDKKIAVAVFFIFLVLFLWQMLDIFQAVETDTPSNTPTRVEQAGISVKSPLFTASLFGEYIPVNLNDGDIKQSMLDAEIVGIMYSSQEKNSQVLIRIGGGEEKTYVVGDKLPGGAIIKRISPDSVVVLHNGSLESLSLPKIKLRFEEPAKPLFKE; translated from the coding sequence ATGAAGATTGATTTTTTATCTTTTTGGTCTCCGAAAGAATACGATAAAAAAATTGCCGTGGCCGTTTTTTTTATTTTTCTAGTTTTGTTTCTATGGCAAATGCTCGATATTTTTCAAGCCGTCGAAACGGATACGCCTTCAAATACCCCGACACGCGTGGAGCAAGCCGGAATCTCTGTGAAATCACCGTTGTTTACCGCTTCCCTGTTCGGAGAGTACATTCCCGTAAACCTGAATGACGGCGATATCAAACAATCCATGCTCGATGCTGAAATAGTTGGTATTATGTATTCGAGCCAGGAAAAAAATTCGCAGGTTCTGATTCGAATTGGCGGAGGTGAGGAAAAAACCTATGTCGTTGGTGATAAACTGCCAGGAGGGGCGATTATTAAACGTATAAGCCCGGATAGTGTCGTGGTTTTGCATAATGGCTCGCTTGAAAGTCTGAGCCTGCCTAAAATTAAATTGCGCTTCGAAGAGCCAGCGAAGCCACTATTTAAGGAATAA
- a CDS encoding tetratricopeptide repeat protein: MRIVFRLILSVPLMLCLSSCVNYTNLYEGIASFKVQQYRSAFIHLKPEAEKGQPDAQYAVGYMYYYGQGVVEDRKKAWYWINKAANAGQPDALEALKILNGPSRPVRLNSR; this comes from the coding sequence ATGCGGATTGTTTTTCGGTTAATCCTGTCTGTACCGCTCATGTTGTGCCTGTCCTCTTGTGTCAATTATACCAATTTGTATGAAGGCATCGCTTCCTTCAAGGTTCAGCAATATCGCTCGGCTTTTATTCATCTGAAACCGGAAGCTGAAAAAGGACAGCCGGACGCGCAATACGCCGTTGGTTATATGTATTATTACGGGCAGGGTGTGGTTGAAGATCGTAAAAAGGCATGGTACTGGATCAACAAGGCGGCCAACGCCGGTCAGCCCGATGCGTTGGAAGCGCTTAAAATTTTAAACGGGCCAAGCCGACCGGTGCGTTTAAATAGTCGTTAA
- a CDS encoding calcium/sodium antiporter: MYNIFILILSIAAMLWSASHLVSGASGIAFYYRLPPFLIGFTLVAIGTSAPEIMIAINASMDGLNDIAIGNVIGTNIANIGLVLGLTALIKPLKMQSSLLRREYPLLFLVMLFTYSLMLDGYLGIMDSCLFLLACIGLLGYLLLRARRSVLTNRVALDFQQAWLQKRSVKIHTVHFILGFLILAVSTKYFISSSVILAKNFGVSDLVIGLTLVAIGSSLPELITSVMAAVKGADDIAVGNILGANVFNLLAVMIFPGIIHPALISHAVLWRDIPVMFATTLVLLWFSYRNKKALTRWHGVLLILIYCSYILSILISANH; encoded by the coding sequence ATGTATAACATATTCATATTGATATTGAGTATTGCTGCCATGCTATGGTCAGCCAGCCACCTGGTAAGCGGGGCTTCCGGCATCGCATTTTATTATCGTCTGCCGCCCTTTCTCATTGGCTTTACCCTGGTAGCCATCGGCACCTCCGCACCGGAAATTATGATTGCGATAAACGCTTCAATGGACGGGTTAAATGATATTGCCATTGGTAATGTCATAGGAACCAATATCGCCAATATCGGCCTTGTTCTTGGCCTTACCGCCCTGATAAAACCCTTGAAAATGCAATCCTCCCTGTTGCGAAGGGAGTATCCGCTGCTATTTCTCGTTATGCTGTTTACCTACTCACTGATGCTGGATGGCTATCTGGGCATTATGGACAGCTGCCTGTTTCTTTTAGCCTGTATCGGATTACTCGGCTATCTGCTGCTAAGAGCACGGCGATCCGTATTAACAAATCGGGTGGCTTTGGACTTTCAACAGGCCTGGCTACAAAAACGTTCTGTCAAAATACACACGGTGCACTTTATTCTGGGATTTCTCATCCTGGCCGTCAGTACCAAATATTTTATTAGCTCCAGTGTTATTCTGGCCAAAAATTTCGGGGTTAGCGATTTGGTTATCGGTTTGACACTGGTTGCAATCGGTTCCAGCTTACCGGAATTAATCACCTCTGTCATGGCCGCCGTCAAGGGCGCGGATGATATAGCGGTCGGCAATATCCTTGGCGCGAATGTCTTTAATCTTCTGGCGGTTATGATCTTTCCGGGAATTATTCATCCGGCCTTAATCAGCCATGCGGTATTATGGCGGGATATTCCAGTCATGTTTGCAACGACTCTCGTGCTTTTATGGTTCAGTTACCGCAACAAAAAAGCACTGACCCGCTGGCATGGCGTTCTTTTGATCCTGATTTACTGCAGCTACATCCTGTCCATTTTAATCAGCGCCAACCATTAA
- a CDS encoding MFS transporter: MLGKPFQLLQNRAFGFFTLSCLLAMFGNGLTYIIMVWALMQFSTSVVSTALLMTCFWLPNVVLGPFFGVIADRCNRKHLLLLANGLRAMCLFGFAWLAQNHMTAWSIYALAAVIGTLLAVYIPVAMTFVRELLAEKDLLYGNAVVDIAYEIGAVLGMGSAGFILATTSSSVCFLINGVCYLLAMLLIVNIKYRRNTRAVDDRESLLTQFMEGGRYILRNTPLLLIYLVQGLFFVCMMTAPVLLAPYAKSVLHSNVREFGWLEAMLSLGIITGGFISPWLASRFTIYRVIMLQVVLGMVSFYCFSHTQSSQRAIFYHFLIGYSFSAWALLTTLAQEMTALEYQGRVQSLFNSVSGVVIIIFYYILAHWKNVTIARLYLGEIGLLLFAAGFLVLMTFHSGHRRTD, translated from the coding sequence ATGTTAGGTAAACCATTTCAACTGTTGCAAAATCGAGCGTTTGGCTTTTTTACGCTCAGTTGTCTGCTTGCCATGTTTGGCAACGGTTTGACCTACATTATTATGGTCTGGGCTTTGATGCAATTTAGCACGTCTGTTGTCTCAACCGCACTTTTGATGACCTGCTTCTGGCTCCCTAACGTGGTGCTTGGGCCTTTTTTTGGCGTTATTGCCGATCGTTGTAATCGCAAGCATTTGCTGTTGCTGGCTAACGGCTTGAGAGCCATGTGTTTATTCGGGTTTGCCTGGTTGGCGCAAAACCACATGACGGCATGGTCCATTTATGCCCTGGCTGCTGTTATCGGAACTTTGCTGGCGGTTTATATTCCGGTGGCGATGACATTTGTCCGGGAGTTGCTGGCTGAAAAGGATTTGCTCTACGGTAATGCCGTGGTGGATATAGCCTATGAGATAGGCGCGGTTTTAGGGATGGGCAGTGCAGGTTTTATTTTGGCTACCACGTCCTCGTCCGTTTGTTTTCTGATCAACGGGGTGTGTTATCTGTTGGCCATGTTGCTGATTGTTAATATAAAATACCGCCGCAACACACGAGCAGTTGACGACAGGGAGTCGTTATTAACCCAGTTCATGGAAGGTGGGCGCTATATATTGCGTAATACCCCGCTTTTGCTGATATACCTTGTTCAGGGGCTGTTCTTTGTATGTATGATGACAGCGCCGGTTTTACTGGCTCCCTATGCAAAATCCGTATTGCATAGCAATGTCCGTGAATTCGGCTGGCTTGAGGCAATGCTTTCCCTTGGTATTATAACCGGTGGTTTTATCAGCCCATGGCTCGCTTCCCGCTTTACCATATATCGGGTTATTATGCTGCAGGTAGTTCTGGGGATGGTCTCATTTTATTGTTTCAGTCATACTCAGAGCAGCCAAAGGGCGATATTTTATCATTTTTTAATAGGTTATTCTTTCTCCGCATGGGCGTTATTGACTACCCTTGCCCAGGAAATGACTGCTCTGGAATATCAGGGCAGGGTGCAATCGCTTTTTAACAGCGTTTCCGGTGTCGTTATTATTATTTTTTATTATATTCTGGCGCACTGGAAAAACGTAACCATCGCCCGCCTCTATCTGGGAGAAATCGGATTATTATTATTTGCGGCAGGATTTCTGGTGTTAATGACGTTTCATTCCGGTCATCGCCGCACGGATTAG
- the mutY gene encoding A/G-specific adenine glycosylase, giving the protein MKWQQNMVMSENLQEHFSTPLLSWFDQHGRKDLPWQHPRSAYRVWISEIMLQQTQVQTVIPYFNRFILRFPDVTSLAKAPEDDVMALWSGLGYYSRARNIHKTAQIIYRDYGREFPQEADELIRLPGIGPSTAAAISSQAFGRKAAILDGNVKRVLARYFLVDGWPEKSLVKKRLQQLAFSCMPDQRCADYTQAIMDLGATCCTLKNPHCDHCPLQKTCLAFLANETQNYPVKKIKKERPVQHQQFLLLYRSDQHVYLEKNPPTGLWCSLWCLPSLNIDHDPAAYLDRNFGFQNPCIEDFMTIKHSFSHFHLHIKARLVKTMLADTPVIRETTGKWFKLAETSRLALAKPTRDILNQLLVLQW; this is encoded by the coding sequence ATGAAATGGCAACAAAACATGGTTATGTCAGAGAATTTACAAGAACATTTCAGTACGCCTCTCCTGTCCTGGTTCGATCAGCATGGCCGCAAGGATTTACCCTGGCAGCATCCCCGCAGCGCCTATCGGGTATGGATTTCGGAAATCATGCTGCAACAAACACAGGTTCAAACCGTCATCCCCTATTTCAACCGATTCATACTACGTTTTCCCGATGTGACCTCTTTGGCCAAGGCCCCTGAAGACGACGTTATGGCTCTCTGGTCCGGTCTCGGTTATTACAGCCGTGCCCGTAATATCCACAAAACCGCACAAATTATCTACCGGGACTATGGAAGGGAATTCCCGCAGGAAGCGGATGAACTGATTCGTCTCCCGGGCATTGGCCCTTCTACAGCTGCCGCTATCAGTTCCCAGGCGTTCGGGCGTAAAGCGGCTATTTTAGACGGCAACGTCAAACGGGTTCTGGCACGCTATTTTCTGGTAGATGGCTGGCCGGAAAAAAGTCTGGTGAAAAAACGATTGCAGCAACTGGCTTTTTCCTGCATGCCGGATCAACGCTGTGCCGACTATACCCAGGCCATTATGGATCTGGGGGCAACGTGCTGCACCCTGAAAAATCCCCATTGTGATCATTGCCCGTTACAAAAAACCTGTCTCGCGTTTCTGGCGAACGAGACACAAAACTACCCCGTTAAAAAAATTAAAAAAGAACGGCCGGTACAACATCAACAGTTTTTATTATTATACCGATCGGATCAGCATGTCTATCTTGAAAAAAATCCGCCAACCGGACTATGGTGTAGTCTGTGGTGTCTGCCAAGTCTGAATATCGATCATGATCCTGCGGCGTATCTTGACCGGAATTTCGGGTTTCAAAATCCGTGTATTGAAGATTTTATGACGATCAAACACTCATTCAGCCATTTTCATCTTCATATTAAGGCCCGGTTAGTTAAAACCATGCTGGCTGATACACCGGTGATTAGGGAAACGACCGGAAAATGGTTCAAACTGGCAGAAACCAGCCGTCTTGCGCTCGCCAAGCCAACCCGGGATATCCTCAATCAATTGCTAGTACTACAATGGTAA